From one Dermacentor variabilis isolate Ectoservices chromosome 3, ASM5094787v1, whole genome shotgun sequence genomic stretch:
- the LOC142575747 gene encoding uncharacterized protein LOC142575747 yields the protein MKRTQQLLLLLCVFVGGFIVGTQYRLSVSNGRASPGQQQQRRRRHSSTVQKTMRVSPYFTADGAEWADAWVKVSANVYLYSAFFDPRLGANATVVRVVGLMRLNPRLKVNCSCLIDGQPEEPARPVAAKVEYLQDHHNAKYDGVFINCPYYASNDSETPRTVRVAVTGAEVGTSGKITVHYRERSPGAQELSSLALCVRPFYGGVPKVHDLMHFLAYYSHHGVQRFTFYADTSSQEVNKYLWTLRDRLKIDFFAWSLPAAKKSWALAQNVFTQDCLYRHMNASRRVLIVDLDEFVFPLPVRGRHQTIAELVATFPAYKTCLVVRNVFWIRETSRIYRPFIFASLNRSRRVWPMGTRSKYFADPLGVLEGGIHFCRRFVVVGGRSIDKQDWVRQALLYHYRIGYGSVSKEKFAMDTSMLVWKEPVMASPLIAKPDFWRSAAYKIHDGLWNSLYVVLRLVQLNYKGVL from the exons ATGAAAAGGACCcagcaactgctgctgcttctgtgcgTGTTCGTGGGTGGATTCATCGTCGGTACCCAATATAGACTAAGCGTGAGCAACGGCCGTGCCTCTcctgggcagcagcagcagcggcggcggcggcactcaTCGACTGTCCAGAAGACAATGAGAGTGTCGCCCTACTTCACCGCTGACGGCGCCGAATGGGCGGACGCGTGGGTAAAAGTGAGCGCCAACGTGTATCTCTACTCGGCCTTCTTCGACCCCCGGTTGGGCGCCAACGCGACCGTCGTGCGCGTCGTGGGACTCATGCGTCTCAATCCGAGGCTGAAGGTGAACTGCTCTTGCCTCATCGACGGCCAGCCCGAGGAGCCGGCCCGGCCTGTCGCCGCCAAAGTGGAGTACCTTCAG GACCACCACAACGCCAAGTACGACGGCGTCTTCATCAACTGCCCTTACTACGCGTCGAACGACTCTGAGACGCCACGGACTGTGCGCGTGGCCGTTACCGGAGCCGAGGTTGGCACGTCTGGGAAGATCACGGTCCACTACAGGGAACGCTCTCCCGGCGCACAAGAACTGAGCTCGCTCGCGCTCTGCGTCCGACCTTTCTACGGCGGAGTGCCTAAGGTGCACGACCTCATGCACTTCCTCGCCTACTACTCGCACCACGGCGTCCAGAGGTTCACCTTCTACGCCGACACTTCCAGCCAAGAGGTGAACAAGTACCTGTGGACGCTCCGAGACCGGTTGAAAATCGACTTCTTCGCCTGGTCTCTACCCGCTGCCAAGAAGTCTTGGGCCCTGGCTCAGAACGTCTTCACGCAGGACTGCCTGTACCGGCACATGAATGCTTCGCGGCGGGTTCTGATCGTCGACCTCGACGAGTTCGTGTTTCCGCTTCCCGTGCGCGGCAGGCACCAAACCATAGCCGAACTTGTGGCCACGTTTCCGGCGTACAAGACGTGTCTCGTGGTGCGCAATGTGTTCTGGATTCGGGAGACCTCCAGGATATATCGGCCTTTCATCTTCGCGAGCCTGAACCGCAGTCGCCGCGTATGGCCAATGGGCACCAGGAGCAAGTACTTCGCAGATCCCCTGGGCGTTCTGGAAGGAGGGATACACTTCTGCAGGCGCTTCGTGGTTGTCGGTGGCCGATCCATCGACAAGCAGGATTGGGTGCGCCAGGCGCTCCTGTACCATTACCGCATCGGATACGGCAGCGTGTCGAAAGAAAAATTCGCCATGGATACGAGCATGCTGGTTTGGAAGGAGCCAGTGATGGCTTCGCCGTTGATAGCGAAGCCCGACTTCTGGAGAAGCGCTGCGTACAAAATCCACGACGGCCTGTGGAACAGTTTGTACGTGGTGCTGAGACTAGTTCAGCTAAACTATAAGGGTGTTTTATGA